In a genomic window of Cyanobacteria bacterium FACHB-DQ100:
- a CDS encoding peptidylprolyl isomerase, with protein MTQAKLGDTVRVHYTGKLDDGTVFDSSANGEPLEFTIGDGNIIPGFEKAVVGMSPGDAKTEVIPAEQAYGEHREEMVVVVDRAQMPPEMQPEIGQQLEIRQPSGETIPVVVTDVSEADITLDANHPLAGEDLVFDIQLVEID; from the coding sequence ATGACACAAGCAAAATTAGGGGACACCGTCCGCGTTCACTACACAGGCAAACTCGATGATGGCACGGTATTCGATTCCTCAGCCAACGGCGAACCGTTGGAGTTTACGATCGGAGACGGCAACATTATCCCCGGCTTTGAAAAAGCGGTCGTGGGCATGAGCCCGGGAGATGCGAAAACTGAAGTCATTCCCGCTGAGCAAGCGTATGGCGAACATCGCGAAGAAATGGTCGTTGTGGTCGATCGTGCTCAGATGCCGCCAGAAATGCAGCCTGAAATCGGGCAGCAGCTAGAAATTCGGCAACCCTCCGGAGAAACCATCCCAGTCGTGGTGACAGATGTTTCGGAAGCAGATATTACGCTAGATGCAAACCATCCTTTAGCAGGAGAAGACTTAGTTTTTGATATTCAATTAGTCGAAATAGATTAA
- a CDS encoding glycosyltransferase family 2 protein produces MRKGLLHKPVVFFGPILDKILLTHFVVIGLPTALYYYILENGWDLSFLHVLIPILYLVTSIVVVGEALSTAITYRRGHIAKVPKFGIVQRFMRSPRTQPLYPLLGATVDVPKCSLIVAAYLPNEQQIILETLEYILKTIERPEAGLEVILAYNRPERLPIEDRLEHLAEQHPELQLLCVEGSRSKAQNINAALEIVTGEVTGILDADHHPNPDCFTRAWRWLSNYRYSAVQGRNVIRNRGFNFMTRMIAVEFECIYGVSHPAKSLLVDTGVFCGANGYWRTSVLKHIGFSSRMLTEDIDASFRTLLSGHNIVHDPTIIVTELAPVDVRAFWFQRKRWAQGWLEVTLKYQAVIVRSLRLDSWQKAYWTLLLVYSAGFHFIALQAFPMAFSLTLTGSQAPDIAPEYIWAMTLLTLASGPLQTLAAWLVRTDVIKHSAKDFWIYCLFIPFYCVFKSVIAITAIYDHIVGNTEWIVTRRSTDALPEAK; encoded by the coding sequence ATGCGTAAGGGACTGCTGCACAAGCCCGTTGTCTTCTTCGGACCTATCCTCGACAAAATTCTTCTGACTCATTTTGTCGTGATTGGTCTACCGACAGCGCTGTACTACTACATTTTGGAGAATGGATGGGATCTTTCCTTTCTTCACGTTCTGATTCCGATATTGTACCTAGTGACTTCGATCGTGGTAGTCGGGGAAGCGCTGTCCACAGCAATCACGTATCGTCGCGGACATATCGCCAAGGTACCAAAGTTCGGGATTGTGCAGAGATTCATGCGCTCTCCTCGCACTCAGCCCCTTTACCCGTTGCTCGGAGCTACAGTTGATGTCCCCAAATGCTCGCTAATTGTGGCGGCGTATTTGCCGAACGAACAGCAGATTATTCTAGAAACGCTGGAGTATATCTTAAAGACGATCGAGCGTCCCGAAGCAGGCTTAGAGGTGATTCTGGCATACAATCGACCAGAACGTTTACCGATTGAAGACCGCTTAGAGCACCTAGCTGAGCAGCATCCAGAGCTTCAACTACTTTGTGTCGAAGGCAGTCGATCGAAAGCGCAGAATATTAACGCAGCCTTAGAAATCGTGACCGGAGAAGTGACTGGGATCTTAGATGCAGATCACCACCCAAATCCAGATTGTTTTACTCGCGCTTGGCGCTGGCTCTCGAACTACCGCTATAGCGCTGTGCAGGGGCGCAACGTAATTCGCAATCGGGGTTTTAACTTCATGACGCGGATGATTGCGGTCGAGTTTGAGTGTATCTATGGAGTCAGCCATCCGGCAAAATCGCTGCTAGTCGATACGGGTGTGTTTTGTGGCGCAAATGGATACTGGAGAACTTCGGTGCTGAAGCACATCGGATTTAGCTCGCGAATGTTGACTGAAGATATCGATGCAAGTTTTAGAACCTTGCTGAGCGGACACAACATCGTGCATGATCCGACGATCATTGTGACGGAACTCGCGCCTGTAGATGTAAGAGCTTTCTGGTTCCAGCGCAAGCGGTGGGCACAGGGTTGGTTAGAAGTCACTTTGAAATATCAAGCCGTGATTGTACGATCGCTGCGTTTAGACAGTTGGCAGAAAGCCTATTGGACGCTGCTGCTGGTATATAGTGCAGGCTTTCACTTCATTGCACTGCAAGCGTTTCCAATGGCGTTTAGCTTAACGCTCACAGGCTCACAGGCACCGGATATTGCTCCAGAATATATTTGGGCAATGACCCTATTGACCTTGGCGAGTGGCCCACTACAAACGCTGGCGGCTTGGCTCGTGAGAACTGATGTAATCAAACACTCTGCCAAAGATTTCTGGATTTACTGCTTGTTTATCCCGTTCTACTGTGTGTTTAAAAGCGTGATCGCAATTACGGCAATTTATGATCACATTGTTGGCAATACGGAATGGATTGTGACTCGTCGATCGACCGATGCCCTGCCGGAAGCCAAATAA
- a CDS encoding GlsB/YeaQ/YmgE family stress response membrane protein has protein sequence MNIIAWAVLGIVAGAIAKLLYPGRQGGGIFSTMILGIIGSFLGGSLYTLLTKGTISLTATGFSLPGLLVAVLGAMIAIFLWGLVTRSAA, from the coding sequence ATGAATATTATCGCTTGGGCTGTACTTGGAATCGTTGCAGGTGCGATCGCCAAACTCCTTTACCCTGGACGGCAGGGCGGCGGAATTTTCAGCACCATGATTTTAGGCATCATTGGTTCGTTCTTAGGCGGAAGCCTGTATACGCTTCTAACGAAAGGAACAATCAGCCTCACTGCGACCGGATTTAGCTTACCGGGCTTACTTGTAGCAGTCCTTGGAGCCATGATTGCGATCTTTCTTTGGGGACTCGTCACCCGTAGCGCTGCATAG
- a CDS encoding FAD-dependent oxidoreductase, which translates to MQDVIVVGSGIGGLVAGALLARYGKSVLVCESHTIPGGAVHSFSRQGFHFDSGASFYCGLSDSNSVNPLRQVLAVLGESVEAVPYDPFGHYHFPDAVLPVYGNLEKYRSTVSQISPQGAIELIELEKRFLKLYEGLREIPTLALRSDWKLAPILLSRYLPSLLKMLPNLPVVQASVGDLMDQTVRDPWVRRLIDLECFLLSGLKAHGTIAPEVAFMFGERTSSVIDYPIGGSGAIVDALVRGLKKWGGTLRLGTHVEKILVESGKVRGVRLRNGETLSAAIVISNASVWDTYAQLLEPTDLPTSYRKNALATPAIDSFMHLHLGIRADGLQHLTGHHVVVHDDRDITTPGNTCMISIPSVWDENLAPSGHHVVHTYTLEPFADWTRNAEYEQKKWARSQPLYRAVERVIPDLKDRIVLELVGTPLTHARYLRRYQGTYGAGIPVGQGLFPSCHTPIANLYRVGDSTMPGIGVPAVAASGILCANTLVDPAQTLELVDLL; encoded by the coding sequence ATGCAAGATGTGATTGTAGTTGGAAGCGGAATCGGGGGATTGGTTGCAGGTGCACTTTTGGCGCGTTACGGCAAGTCGGTGCTGGTGTGTGAAAGCCATACCATTCCAGGAGGCGCGGTGCATAGCTTTTCGCGGCAGGGGTTTCACTTTGATTCCGGCGCATCGTTTTACTGTGGATTAAGCGATTCAAACTCTGTGAATCCCTTGCGCCAAGTCTTGGCTGTCTTAGGGGAATCGGTGGAAGCGGTTCCTTATGATCCGTTCGGGCATTATCACTTCCCGGACGCGGTACTCCCGGTTTACGGCAATCTAGAGAAATATCGATCGACGGTGTCCCAAATTTCTCCGCAGGGTGCGATCGAACTGATCGAACTCGAAAAGCGATTTCTCAAACTGTACGAAGGGTTGCGAGAAATTCCCACGCTGGCACTCCGGAGCGATTGGAAATTAGCTCCAATCTTGCTGAGTCGCTATCTTCCATCGCTGCTGAAGATGTTGCCAAATCTACCAGTGGTTCAGGCTTCAGTTGGGGATTTGATGGATCAAACTGTTCGTGATCCGTGGGTGCGGCGGTTGATCGATTTAGAGTGTTTTTTGCTGTCGGGACTCAAGGCACATGGAACGATCGCGCCTGAAGTGGCGTTTATGTTTGGCGAACGAACAAGCTCCGTGATTGATTACCCGATCGGGGGCAGTGGAGCGATCGTTGATGCACTGGTTCGTGGACTGAAAAAATGGGGCGGGACATTGCGACTTGGAACTCACGTCGAAAAAATTCTGGTGGAATCAGGCAAAGTTCGGGGAGTGCGGCTGCGAAACGGTGAGACATTATCGGCAGCGATCGTCATTTCTAATGCGAGTGTTTGGGATACTTATGCTCAGCTTTTAGAGCCGACAGATCTTCCTACTTCCTACCGTAAAAATGCGCTGGCTACGCCTGCGATCGATAGCTTTATGCACTTGCATCTGGGCATTCGAGCAGACGGATTACAGCATCTCACTGGACATCATGTGGTTGTGCATGACGATCGCGACATCACGACTCCTGGGAATACCTGCATGATTTCCATTCCCTCGGTTTGGGATGAAAATCTAGCGCCATCCGGTCATCATGTGGTTCATACGTATACCTTAGAACCCTTCGCAGATTGGACACGCAATGCCGAATACGAACAGAAAAAATGGGCACGATCGCAGCCACTTTATCGGGCGGTTGAGCGAGTCATCCCGGATCTCAAAGACCGAATTGTTCTAGAACTGGTTGGAACGCCGCTGACTCATGCGCGATATTTGCGACGATATCAAGGAACCTATGGAGCGGGAATTCCAGTAGGACAGGGATTATTTCCGAGTTGTCACACGCCGATCGCAAACCTCTACCGCGTTGGAGACAGCACCATGCCGGGAATTGGAGTGCCTGCGGTGGCGGCTTCTGGGATTCTCTGTGCCAATACTCTGGTCGATCCGGCTCAAACTCTCGAATTGG
- a CDS encoding cyanophycinase, which produces MPQSLNTAIMVIGGAEDKLHGRDILRDFFWRSGGSDARIAIIPSASREPLVIGDRYHTIFIGMGAQEAKVLNIDDRAQGDLPELQEYVSECTGVFLTGGDQLRLCGLLADTPVMDIVRSRAQAGQITLAGTSAGAAVMGDHMIAGGGSGESPNHSLVDMTLGLGIIPEVLVDQHFHNRNRMARLMSAIVAHPTLLGIGIDEDTCALFEGDGILQVLGKGAVTIIDPSEMTYTNQADIGKTDPLCMGNLRLHVLSAGCRFDLRQRTMLIRNYRKQSSWDHAAAD; this is translated from the coding sequence ATGCCTCAGTCCCTCAATACCGCAATTATGGTGATCGGCGGTGCAGAAGATAAACTCCACGGTCGAGACATTCTCCGTGACTTCTTTTGGCGCTCAGGAGGGAGTGATGCCCGCATCGCCATTATTCCGTCGGCCTCGCGTGAACCCCTTGTCATTGGCGATCGCTACCACACTATTTTTATCGGCATGGGGGCACAAGAAGCGAAGGTGCTGAATATTGATGATCGCGCTCAGGGTGATTTGCCGGAACTGCAAGAGTACGTGAGCGAATGTACTGGAGTGTTTCTGACTGGAGGCGACCAGCTTCGGCTTTGTGGATTGCTTGCTGATACCCCTGTAATGGACATTGTACGATCGCGGGCGCAGGCGGGACAAATTACGCTTGCCGGAACCAGTGCGGGTGCCGCCGTCATGGGTGATCACATGATTGCGGGCGGCGGTAGTGGCGAATCTCCGAATCATTCTCTGGTCGATATGACGCTGGGATTGGGCATTATCCCAGAAGTTCTAGTTGATCAGCATTTTCATAATCGCAATCGCATGGCACGGCTGATGAGCGCGATCGTGGCGCATCCGACGCTGCTGGGCATTGGAATTGATGAAGACACCTGTGCCCTGTTTGAAGGCGATGGCATTCTTCAGGTACTTGGTAAAGGTGCCGTGACGATTATCGACCCTAGCGAAATGACCTACACCAATCAAGCGGACATTGGAAAAACCGACCCGCTCTGTATGGGAAATTTACGGCTGCACGTTTTGAGCGCGGGTTGTCGATTTGACTTGCGCCAGCGCACGATGCTGATCCGAAACTATCGCAAACAGTCATCTTGGGATCACGCAGCCGCAGATTGA
- a CDS encoding Hsp20/alpha crystallin family protein, whose product MLVRYWQPWREIDTLRRQFDQLFDSVASSDSFDWTPAIELKDTGNELVVRAQLPGIDAKNLDVQVMRNAISLAGEHRQEQRTEEHGLFRTEFRYGKFQRVIPLPVEVQNDQVKAEFKEGILSLTLPKVEQAKVVKLNLADTGGALEAGTEAPQA is encoded by the coding sequence ATGTTAGTTAGATACTGGCAACCCTGGCGCGAAATCGATACACTCCGTCGTCAATTTGACCAACTGTTTGATTCTGTTGCTTCGAGCGATTCCTTTGACTGGACACCTGCAATCGAACTTAAGGATACAGGCAATGAGTTGGTTGTCCGCGCTCAGCTTCCTGGCATCGACGCGAAAAATCTCGATGTTCAGGTCATGAGGAATGCGATTTCTTTAGCAGGTGAACACCGCCAGGAGCAACGCACCGAAGAGCATGGATTGTTTAGAACTGAGTTTCGCTACGGCAAATTCCAGCGTGTGATCCCGCTTCCTGTTGAAGTTCAGAATGATCAAGTGAAAGCTGAATTCAAGGAAGGCATCCTCAGTTTGACCTTGCCCAAGGTAGAGCAGGCAAAAGTCGTGAAGCTTAATCTCGCTGACACTGGTGGAGCGCTTGAAGCTGGAACTGAAGCGCCTCAAGCATAG
- the cphA gene encoding cyanophycin synthetase, producing MKILKVQTLRGPNYWSIRRHKVILMRLDLEDLAETPSHLIPGFYEGLVELLPSLVEHYCSPGCRGGFLARVREGTMMGHIIEHVALELQELTGMPVGFGRTRETAEPGVYQVAIEYIHERAGRYAARAAVRICQTLVETGRYPKDELEQDLQDLRNVAAECALGPSTETLVKEAESRNIPWMELGARSMIQLGFGVHQKRIQATLSNQTGILGVELASDKEGTKQMLRSAGVPVPRGTVVNYLDELEDAIKDVGGYPIVIKPLNGNHGRGITINITNWEQAEAAYDAAKAVSRSVIVERFYQGRDHRVLVVNGKVVAVAERVPAHVVGNGRSTIQELIDETNRDPRRGTGHDNVLTKIELDRTSWELLEQKGYTLETVLPEGEICYLRATANLSTGGVAIDRTDDIHPENIWLAQRVVKIIGLDIAGIDVVTEDISKPLREMDGVIVEVNAAPGFRMHVSPSEGIPRNVAEPVIDMLFPQHTNGRVPIIAITGTNGKTTTTRLIAHLFKQTNQVVGYTTTDGTYIGDYLVEPGDNTGPQSAQLILQDPTVEVAVLESARGGILRSGLAFNACDVGVVLNVAADHLGLGDINSIEEMARVKSVVAEAALPKGYVVLNADDPLVAAMASRVTAQIAYFSMNPQNELIRSHTQRGGLAAVYENGYLSILKGDWTLRIEQAINVPLTLGGRAPFMIANALAASLAAFAQGVRIEDIRAALMTFQASTKQTPGRMNLFSLGEFHVLIDYAHNPHSYQALGGFVQNWKEGERIGVVGAPGDRRDEDFVQLGKLSADLFNRIIIKEDDDNRGRDRGNTAALIAQGLRETKPDARFETILDETTAIQAALDSATPGSLVVILPESVTRAIELIEARNAVQVMTPVNPANAQENHLRSQLVSPSREAIPTP from the coding sequence ATGAAGATATTGAAAGTTCAGACGTTGCGTGGTCCCAACTACTGGAGCATTCGCCGCCACAAGGTCATTCTAATGCGTCTAGATTTGGAAGACCTCGCCGAAACGCCTTCTCATCTAATTCCCGGATTTTATGAAGGATTGGTCGAGTTGCTTCCGTCTTTGGTGGAACACTATTGCTCTCCAGGTTGCCGGGGTGGATTTCTGGCGCGGGTTCGAGAAGGCACCATGATGGGACACATCATCGAGCACGTTGCGCTTGAACTTCAAGAGCTGACAGGAATGCCTGTGGGATTTGGGCGGACTCGTGAAACGGCTGAACCTGGGGTGTATCAAGTTGCGATCGAATACATCCACGAACGTGCTGGGCGCTATGCCGCGAGAGCGGCGGTTCGGATTTGCCAAACGCTGGTCGAAACGGGTCGCTATCCCAAAGACGAGCTTGAACAAGATCTCCAGGATTTACGCAATGTTGCTGCCGAATGTGCATTAGGACCCAGCACGGAAACGCTGGTCAAAGAAGCCGAGTCGCGCAATATTCCCTGGATGGAGCTAGGAGCGCGATCAATGATTCAACTCGGCTTCGGGGTACATCAGAAACGCATCCAAGCAACGCTGAGCAATCAGACGGGAATTTTAGGAGTCGAACTTGCGTCGGATAAAGAAGGTACGAAACAAATGCTGCGATCGGCGGGGGTGCCTGTCCCGCGTGGAACAGTCGTGAACTATCTCGATGAACTAGAAGATGCGATCAAGGATGTGGGTGGATATCCGATCGTGATTAAACCGCTGAATGGCAATCATGGGCGGGGAATTACGATTAACATCACCAACTGGGAGCAAGCAGAAGCGGCTTACGATGCGGCAAAAGCAGTATCGCGATCGGTGATTGTGGAGCGCTTTTATCAGGGGCGCGATCATCGAGTGTTAGTCGTGAATGGAAAAGTGGTCGCGGTGGCTGAACGGGTTCCAGCACACGTTGTTGGCAATGGTCGATCGACGATTCAAGAATTAATTGATGAAACCAATCGCGATCCGCGTCGAGGCACTGGACACGATAATGTGTTGACGAAGATTGAACTCGATCGCACCTCTTGGGAGTTGCTAGAGCAAAAAGGCTACACCCTGGAAACTGTTCTACCTGAAGGTGAGATCTGCTATCTCAGAGCAACAGCGAACTTGAGTACGGGCGGTGTGGCGATCGATCGTACCGATGACATTCACCCAGAAAATATCTGGTTAGCACAGCGCGTCGTCAAGATAATCGGCTTAGACATTGCCGGAATTGATGTCGTGACCGAGGATATCTCAAAGCCGCTGCGCGAAATGGATGGTGTGATTGTCGAAGTGAATGCGGCTCCTGGATTCCGGATGCACGTTTCACCGAGCGAAGGCATTCCCCGCAATGTTGCCGAACCTGTGATCGATATGTTGTTCCCTCAACATACGAACGGACGCGTCCCCATTATTGCGATCACCGGAACGAATGGAAAAACCACAACCACTCGGCTAATTGCTCACCTCTTCAAGCAAACTAATCAAGTGGTTGGTTACACAACGACAGACGGAACCTACATTGGCGACTACCTGGTTGAACCCGGAGATAATACGGGACCTCAAAGCGCCCAACTGATTTTGCAAGATCCAACAGTTGAAGTTGCAGTGCTCGAAAGTGCCAGGGGTGGAATTCTGCGATCGGGCTTAGCCTTCAATGCTTGTGATGTAGGTGTTGTGCTTAACGTTGCGGCGGATCACCTGGGATTGGGGGATATCAACTCGATCGAAGAAATGGCGCGGGTGAAAAGCGTTGTTGCAGAAGCAGCACTTCCTAAAGGCTATGTGGTTCTGAACGCTGATGATCCGCTCGTAGCTGCGATGGCGAGTCGAGTCACAGCTCAAATCGCTTATTTCTCGATGAATCCGCAGAATGAACTAATTCGATCGCACACTCAGCGCGGCGGACTCGCTGCCGTTTACGAGAATGGCTATCTGTCAATTCTCAAAGGCGATTGGACATTACGCATCGAGCAAGCGATTAATGTGCCCTTAACATTAGGTGGACGCGCACCGTTTATGATTGCGAATGCTCTCGCTGCAAGTTTGGCAGCGTTTGCTCAGGGTGTCCGTATCGAGGACATTCGCGCTGCACTGATGACCTTCCAAGCTTCCACCAAACAAACACCGGGACGCATGAATCTATTCAGCCTCGGAGAGTTCCATGTGCTGATCGATTACGCTCACAATCCGCATAGCTATCAAGCGTTGGGTGGATTTGTGCAGAACTGGAAAGAAGGAGAGCGCATCGGTGTGGTTGGCGCACCTGGCGATCGTCGCGACGAAGATTTTGTGCAACTCGGCAAACTCTCAGCCGACTTGTTCAACCGTATCATCATCAAAGAAGACGACGACAATCGTGGACGCGATCGCGGCAATACCGCAGCGCTGATTGCTCAAGGTTTGAGGGAAACTAAACCCGATGCCCGCTTTGAAACAATCCTAGATGAAACCACTGCAATTCAAGCTGCATTAGATAGTGCGACTCCCGGTAGTTTAGTGGTAATTCTGCCGGAAAGTGTGACGAGAGCAATTGAGCTGATCGAAGCGCGAAATGCTGTACAGGTGATGACCCCTGTGAATCCTGCGAATGCCCAAGAGAATCACTTACGATCGCAGCTTGTTTCCCCGTCGCGAGAAGCGATTCCGACTCCATAA